The stretch of DNA TGTGACGATTCGGCCGACAAGTATTCTCAATTGGTCGTTGTCGACATGGATCCGGCTCATATCGACACCTTGGTGGTTGACACAATGGAGCAAAAAATCGAAGCCAACGCCGAACGTGGACTTCACAACGCAGCTCACCACGACGAACACGGGCCCGTCACCTATTTCCAAGAAGTGCATGCTGGCGGATTCACAGTCCGATTTGGGAAGCCGGATCAACTGCAGGAGAAATTCTTCGGCCCCGGAACTTACGTGGCATTCATGGACGACGAAGGCACGGGGCACGGATCATTGGTTGGTCCTGAGGGTGTCCGACGGACACTCAAGGTTCTCAAGGGGCATCTCGATTTGAAACCCGCGTGATTGGCCACGCTATCGCCGTTTGTTCTAACGAGAGCGATACAGGATAGCGCCCGAGACTGTCTCGAGTTGTACGAAATGCTGATTTACGTAGTCACGAATTTTTTTCGTATGCCAATGTCGATCGCGGGGATTTGTGAACCGATACGAACCACCCGTCTGGCAAACATCAACAAACAGCACATCCTCGTGAGATGCTAATTCACGGATGTATCTTTCGATAAAGTAGTCCTGCAGTTCGGATTCCACTTGAAGGTGAAAGGTGTGAGCGTCCCGAGTTGCTTGAGGCAATTGCGACTCGACGTACAGACAAGGTAGCCAGCCCCAAACTGCCAGTTTCGATTCTTGGCTAGCGAGTTCTTTCAGACGCAGTGACACAGGATGGGGCTCTTTTAGCGTGACAAGCATTTGTGCTTGAAGTGATTCAGATTTGCTTGTCCATATCGCTCCGATCACGACCACGATAAGTGTCAGTTCAACGGCAAACCACTTTCTTAATTCACCTCGGTCCGATGCCAAGCCGTTGTTTTCCGCGGTGGGTAATACCGTGACCATCGACGCCGAAAGTAGAACTAGCGGATGCAGCAAGAACAGATAGTAGTGCGAAAAGAAAGTTCCCGGCTGTGTAACCGCATAAGACGCCATTAGGAAGTAGGCCGTGCTGACACCAACAGGCCCATGAATGAAGTGAGCTAGCGACTGCCCAAAACTTTGGCCCTGCCCCTGCCCCTGCCCCTGCCCCTGCCCCTGTCCCTGCCCCTGCTCCTGCCCCTGTCCCTGCCCCGCCTGATGACGCCGAGCTGAATTTGCGGCAACCAGAATCGCCCAAATCACACATGCCAGACAAGCAATCACCAAGGGTCGAGCGTCGATAATTCTGAACCAGGCTATGGGGAAGACATAGAATCGAGTCAGAAACGGCAACGCGACATGGTGCGAGGCGTACGACATGTTTTGCACGATATACGAAAGCCAAAAATCGGCGAATTCACCTTTCATCCAAAGCCACACGAATACACCACCGTGCAGGACCGCAATCGTTCCCACCAAAACCAATCGCTTGGAAAGTGTCGAAAGCGCGATCAATGCATAAACTCCAATCGCAATGCCCGCGGGAACTGCTTGAAGCTTTGCGTAAGGTAACGCAGCCATTAAGACCGCTAGCAGAGCGATGGAAGCAAACGATTGTTTTCCCACCTGAAACTGAGCCAACTTTAAGACACAGATCGCCAAGATGATGAGTGGCAACTGTTCGCCGTTGTACCCTACATAGTCATTGAGCCGCATCCATCCAAATGTCAAACCAAGCGTCGAAGCGAACGCGCGAGCATAGAATTCGCCATGTTTTTCGTTTCGAGTCCAAATCCTAATCGTTAGGTAAGTGCACCCAACTACGACCACAGCGTGAAGTGTGGTGAGCCATTTGGCAGATTCGTAATCAAACTTTCCAAGCAGAGTGTTCCAACAGTAGAGCCAGATGATTGATAACGGACCGCTGGTGGTAGCATCGACTTGTCCCCAAAATTGAAACTGGTCCTTCAACGTCAGCGCACCGGCGATCCACTGCGATTCATCGAGATTGGTTTCGCCCATCTTCCATGTCACCGAGCGCAATAGCACGATCGTCGCTGACAAACAAATCAAGAAGTAAACGGGTTGTCCAATCCAACGAACCCGTGAAGATGGGTAGGATGTTACGTGGATCAAAACCAAGGTTGCGATCACGAAAATTCCAGCGATAACATCTCCCACAAGCAAATCTTTCAAATACAAATCCATCGAAGCATTCTCCTCGATGGCGAACATCCGACAACGAGCGTGATTCTATTCAAATGCATAAGCCACCCATCATTGCGGGCGAAGTCTTGTTCGACCACTTCCCCGACGGCAAACGGGTCCTTGGTGGAGCCCCTTTCAATGTTGCCTGGAACTTGCATGGGCTTGGCGTTGACAGTTTGTTCGTATCTGCGGTCGGTGACGATCAGTCAGGCCATGAAATACTGAAAATCATGTCCGATTGGGGCATGAAAACGCGTGGAGTCCAGGTAAACGATCATGCAACCGGACAAGTCGCCGTTACGATCGACGGTGGACAACCATCCTACGAGATTGTTCATCCCGTTGCGTTCGATTTTATCTCACCGCTAACAGATGATGTGTCCAGCAAGAACTATTCCTTGTTGTATTTGGGTAGTCTGGCATTTCGGAACCAGCAGTCGCGTGCCACGCTTACCGAGCTAATTCAATCAAGCAAGTTGCCTCGCTTTGTTGATGTCAACATTCGCGATCCGTGGTTCGACCAGTCGTGGCTCGATGTTCTGATCCAGGATGCCAAGTGGGTCAAAATGAGTGACGAAGAACTGATCCGGCTTTCCTCGATTGAACACTGCGACACCGTCGACCAAGTGGTCAAGGGAACGGCCGAACTTGGCGCACGATACAACGTGAACACGTTTCTAATTACCGCCGGTGGCGATGGAGCCTACATGATCGACAACGGCGATCCGATTCATGCTCCCGCCCCCGAACCGGCCAAGATGGCCGATACGGTGGGTGCTGGTGATTCATTTGCCGCGGCGATGATCGCAGGCTTTACGTTGGGACATTCACCCCAGCAATCGCTTGATCATGCCGTCGCATTTGCGTCACGTGTTTGTGGGCTCAGCGGTGCAACGACAAACGATCGCAACTTTTATCGCCTTGGCTAAACCCAGCCTGCTCACACGATTAGTTGCGAGCTTTCTTTTCCAGCATTTCCTCGCGACGTTCCCGAAACGCTGCTGATATTTCGATAGCACGTTCGTGGTCCTCTTTGTCGTAGTCCCAGAACTCTTGGACGACAGATTCGCACTTGGGGTAATGCGATCCATCGTCACCGATTTCTTGACGACGTTGCGCCAACTGCAGCTTCAGTTCGTCCCGAACTTGTGCGTAGTCGGGTTCGTCATAGACGTTGTTGAGCTCCTCGGGGTCCTTAACAAGATCGTACAATTCCCAAGCTGGCGGCGTTTGATTCTCGCCTTCGTAGTCACAACCGTAAAAGTAGATCAGCTTGTGGGTTTTGGTTCGAATGGCCATTTCGCCAGGATTATCATGGTGGGCCATGTGCATCCAGTAACGATAGTAGGCCGACTTCTTCCAGTCGGCCGGCTCGACTCCGGTTTCGCAAATTCCGCGAAACGATCGACCCTGCATCGACTCGGGAATTTCCACGCCCGCGTAGTCGAGCATCAACGCTGGAAAATCCACGTTCTCGACAATCGCGTCGCTCGATGAGTTAGCCGCGATGGCTTTGGGATACCGAACAATCAACGGCATGCGCTGTGACGGATCATAGGCCCAACGCTTGTCTTGGTAGTCCTTCTCGCCAAGCCAAAAACCTTGATCCCCCGTGTACATGATCAACGTATTGTCGAGCAGATCTTCAGATCGCAAGTACTCAATCAATCGAGCCAAATTGTCGTCGACACCTTTGACGCAGCGCAGGTACTTCTTTAAGTACGCCTGATAAGCGAGGTGCTTGATTTTATCGTCGCTGAGATTGGGATCATTAAAATCCCACTTGAATTCATTCGGAAACTGCTTCGGAAGGTCCTCAGCGTAGGAACGACGCAAGTTTCGTCGACCGATTGACGTGCCGATATGACGAGTCAGTTCATCCTGGTAACCACGAGTCGCAATTGAGCCGTAGGTGTCTGGCAGCTCCCACAGGGACTTGGGTTCGGGGATTTCAACATCGGCAAGATAAGAATCGTAGCGAGGATGATTCTCGAAGTAATCGTGAGGTGCCTTGAATTGATGACAAACAAAGAATGGCTTATTGGGATCGCGCTTTTGCTTGAACCATTCCAATGTTGAATCGGTGATCACATCCGAGGAGTGACGGCCGGGATACTTGACCAAGTTCTTCGGCCATGGCTTTTCGCCTTGAACACGAAATTCAGTATTAAAGTACTTTCCTTGGCCGGGAACGACTTTGTAGTAATCGAAGTTCGGTTCTTGCTCGAGGTGCCATTTGCCAACGATCGCTGTTTGATAGCCCGCCTCTCGCATCAAAATTGGCAGGGTCTGATTCTCGGGCTTGATGTGGCCGCCCAGATCGAAAACACCATTGATGTGGTTGTATTGGCCCGTGATGATGCAAGCGCGGGAGGGCGTGCAAATTCCGTTTGTGCAAAACGCGTTGTCGAAACGCATCCCCTCTGCCGCAAGCTTATCAATCGTTGGCGTCGGATTGAGATCCTTTAGCAATGTCGCGTAAGCACCAATCGATTGCGCGGTGTGGTCATCCGACATGATGAACAGGATGTTGGGCCGTTGATTGCCTTGATCTGCCTGTTGAGCATGAACGTTGGCGAGGATCAATCCTGCGAACGAAACAAAAGTAAGCAACCGAAACAAACGGGTCGAAGATATAAACATAAAGTCAAAACTCTAGTGGATTTCAGGTAACAGTAGAATCGTTCGCTAAGCGGGGCCGTATCCCACGGCTCGTCGCCATGCGCTAACTTGGCCCATGTGAAGCATGAAGTGACCGCCGACATAAAACATGTGCAGGGCACCAAGCGTTGGGAATACTTGCCGCATTCGCTCGTTTGGACTTTCACTCGAAAAGATCGCGTCGTCAGACTGCTCAAGCACTTCTATCGCTCGCCGATAGCCGTCAAAAAGCGTCGACTTCAATTCTTCGGCAGGTGGATAAACCTTTCGTTCGAGATCATCTTGGCAGGTGGCTGTTTTGGAAAACAACGCCAAGTATTCTTCCGAAGGCTCGATACTAGATGCGTCCTGCCCAAGTTCGGACACGATCACCGAAGCGTACAAACTGAGGTGACCACACACGAAGGCGGGGTGATTTGATTCGATCAAACCGTCTGCGGTTCGCGCGAACGCAGAGAACTTTTCGTCGGGAATGTCGCCAAGTAATCGTTCGGCATAGGAAAGCGGTAGCCTTGCCGATGCCGCGATCATGGGACCAATGGTTTGAGCCATAAGACTTTACAGGCAATAAAAATTAGAGGATGGAACACGCCCGGTTCAATCGAGCCGACAAACTTGAACGAAGACGAACGTAAGTGTGATTGAAAATCAAACGGTCAGGCAATCAACTCAGGAATGATTTCGCCGCCGAATTGCGACAACTGTTTGTAGCGACCACCATGAAAATACGTCAGCTTGTTGTCGTCCAATCCTAGCAGATGTAACAAGGTAACGTGAACGTCTCGGATAGGGTGCACGCACTCAACCGCCTTCGCCCCGATTTCGTCTGTGGCTCCTACGATCGTACCGCGACGCGTTCCGCCACCGGCAAACCACATGATCATGGCATCAACGTTGTGGTCTCTTCCCAAGGCGGTGACTCCGCCACGATAGTTGTTGTCCGGCGTTCGTCCAAACTCACCCGTCCAAACGACAAGGGTATCTTCCAACATTCCGCGTTGCTTTAGGTCTTTGATTAAAGCCGCCATCGGTTTATCGACACTTGCGATCCGTGACGCGTGACCTCGTTCTAAGTAATCGTGACTGTCCCAGCCGCCCGAAAAGATCTGCACAAATCGGACTCCCTCTTCAACCAAACGTCGAGCCATCAAACACTGCTTTCCGAAAGCCTCTGTTTCCGTTTGATTCAAACCATAGGCTTCACGCGTGGCTTCCGACTCGGTGTTCAAGTCGATGATTCCCGGCACCGATGTTTGCATACGATAGGCGAGTTCATAACTTTCCATTCTTGCGGCCAAGTCATCATGCTGCGGATGGTTCGCTTGGTGACTCGCGTTGAGTGCCGCTAACTCATCAAGCATCCGACGTTGATGGGCTCGCGACTTGTACGAAGGTGGTTGCAGATCCAGAATCGGCGAGCCCTGAGCTCGAAGCGTAGTGCCTTGAAAGTAGGCTGGCAAAAAACCATTCGACCAGTTCGCACTTCCTGCCTGAGGTGCAGCCAGTTCTGTCATGACAACGAAGCCGGGAAGGTTTTGATTCACACTTCCAAGTCCGTACGTAGCCCATGAACCAAACGCTGGATCGCCACCGAGCCGACTGCCGGTGTTCATGTGCAACAACGCTTCGGGATGGTTAAGCGATTCCGCTTGGCAACCTCGGTACACGCACAATTCATCTGCGACATCAGGATCCGCCATGTGAACAAACTTGTCACACATGTCGATCCCAGCTTCGCCAACCTTACGGGTCTTGAACGGGCTTCCCACATAGAAACGCTTCCCGGTCGCTAACCCTTCGGTTCGCGTCGACTCGCTCTTATGAAGTCGTTCGAGTTCGGGCTTGGGGTCAAACGTATCAACCTGACTTGGACCGCCTTCCATGAACAGCATGATCACGGCCTTCGCTTTAGCCGGATGCATCGGGGGTTTAGGTGCCAAAGGCGAGCCCGCGGGTCCATTAGGTGGACCGCCCGACGCACCAGCGTTTTCCGCTTGCAGCATGGACGTGAACGCCAAAGACCCTAGCGAACCGCTTAAGCCATACAGAAAGTTTCGCCGGTTGGCATCCATTCGTTTGATAGGATCAATCATCAATACACGTAAATGAATTCGTGGGTGTTGAACAAAAGCAAGCAGAGATCAGCCAATGCACGAGTAGGGGCATCGACTTGGTCTGGCTTGGTATCGGCGACGTAGTTTTCGAACACCGGCAGCCATTCGGTGTACTGGAACGGTTCTCCGGTGAACTCCTCGACCAACGACCGGGTGATTTCGGTGGGGTAACTGACCGGTGTGGGTTGCACATCGGCGTGGTAGTCAGCCATCTCACTTACGTAAGCGGTCAACCTTGTCATTTCGTCGCTCGTTGGTTTGCGTCCCAAGGTCAATTCAAACGCCAACGCCACTTGGTCTTCTCGGCGGTTGCTTTGACTAGCCAATCGAATGGCCAGAGCAAGCGAACGATCGGAAACCACATCGCTGTTGATCAACGTAAACGCTTGAGGCGAAACCGCTGCGTCATCTCGCAAGTCGCATGACTCGTTCGGTCCTGGCTTGTTCATCACTTCCATGAACGGATCCGCTTGCCCTCGCACACGGTAGGCGTAGATTGATCGACGATTCCGTTCTGCGGGCGTTGGTGAGGGTAGGTAAGCCGGTGCTAGTGAGAACTGAATCATTCTTGGCTCGAGCGCGACTTCCATGTTGATCTCGGGTCGCGCGGGCAACCCACCAAGGTTCAGGTTGAGTTCGCCGGACACCATCAACATCGAGTCACGAATTTCTTCGGCGGTCAACCGCCGCGAATGAAAGTAGCTCAGGAGTCGATTGTCTGGATCTACCGTAGCCGTCTTATCAGGCTCATGATTTTCGGCGCTACGTCGGTAGACATCGGACATCATGATCATGCGATGCATGCGTTTGGTGGTCATGCCGCCATCAATGAACTCGCTCGCCAACCAATCGAGTAGTTCCGGATGCGAAGGCGAATCGCCTTTGACACCAAAATTGTTGGGCGTCCTGACAAGACCGTGCCCAAAATGATGTTGCCAATTGCGGTTGACGAACGATCGCGCTGTCAGTGGGTTTCGAGGATCAGCAATCCAGTTTGCCAATGCCAAACGTCGACCGCTAATGGTCGTTGGCAAAGCATAGGGATCAGAGGTTGGCGATCCCTCGACGGCCAAGCCGCATCCGCTAAGCACACCGGGGGTGACCTCCTCACCTTTGGACGACAAGCTTCCTCCGATGAAGATGAACGATTCGGGTTTCCAGTTCTTCTTCTTTTCGGGTTGGTTCTCGGGCCGACGTAGCTTTCGAGCGTTCTGCGCACGATCGGGTCCGTTGTAAACCGATTGCGCCATCGGAAGGAAACGCTCTCGCCTTCGATTCCAAATCCAAACGTCCTGTTCCCGTACCTTCAACTCGCCCTGTTCGGATTCGGTTAGACCGACCGCACGAATCGGCTTATCCTCATCCTTGTCCTGCTTTCGATCTTCGAGGTTCTTGTACTCGAGCCCGTGTTCTTTGTACCAAGCACGTGCGGCGTCTTCGCGTTTCTTTTCCAGTATCTCGACTCGTTTTTTGGCATACCCGTAAAGCGATTCAACCAGCTTGCTGCCTTCTTCAAAGCCTGCGGTGTTCTCGCGATTGCTAAACGGGGTTGGTATCTCAGCGGGCTGAGTCGCCGCCAAGGCTGCGTAAAAGCGATAGTAGTCACGGGTCGGAACTGGATCGAATTTATGGTCATGACACTTGCAACATCGCATGGGCATCGAAAGAAACGACTGACCAATGTTGTG from Rubripirellula amarantea encodes:
- a CDS encoding DinB family protein, whose product is MAQTIGPMIAASARLPLSYAERLLGDIPDEKFSAFARTADGLIESNHPAFVCGHLSLYASVIVSELGQDASSIEPSEEYLALFSKTATCQDDLERKVYPPAEELKSTLFDGYRRAIEVLEQSDDAIFSSESPNERMRQVFPTLGALHMFYVGGHFMLHMGQVSAWRRAVGYGPA
- a CDS encoding PSD1 and planctomycete cytochrome C domain-containing protein, with amino-acid sequence MTKSLSCVLLFLLVGAVSYLWTGEVSAVEQSAVEPSEVDREFTLKVLPLLKEKCFGCHGSDPDDLRGDFDMRSRESLLRGGETEEPSIVPGDADESVLVQSIRWEYNEMPPKENDRLTADQIQLVERWINAGAPWPDDETRAKIVLEQRDVQLNEDGMLISTSGGLSDEWSYRRYEPESIWAFMPLQRPNIALDTLAGSDASASGNSDDKTESPIDFFINCQLTDAGLTAVGQAHPRMLVRRAYYDLIGLPPTPIQIEQFLAAWNHDPDLAWSRLVDELLESPHYGERWAQHWLDVVRYADTGGMANDYERSNAWRYRDYVINAFNDDKPYDQFIREQLAGDEIAFDETADDEITDSSLRSERIVATGFLRMGPFDTAMVAQDEARQIYRDDLVHNIGQSFLSMPMRCCKCHDHKFDPVPTRDYYRFYAALAATQPAEIPTPFSNRENTAGFEEGSKLVESLYGYAKKRVEILEKKREDAARAWYKEHGLEYKNLEDRKQDKDEDKPIRAVGLTESEQGELKVREQDVWIWNRRRERFLPMAQSVYNGPDRAQNARKLRRPENQPEKKKNWKPESFIFIGGSLSSKGEEVTPGVLSGCGLAVEGSPTSDPYALPTTISGRRLALANWIADPRNPLTARSFVNRNWQHHFGHGLVRTPNNFGVKGDSPSHPELLDWLASEFIDGGMTTKRMHRMIMMSDVYRRSAENHEPDKTATVDPDNRLLSYFHSRRLTAEEIRDSMLMVSGELNLNLGGLPARPEINMEVALEPRMIQFSLAPAYLPSPTPAERNRRSIYAYRVRGQADPFMEVMNKPGPNESCDLRDDAAVSPQAFTLINSDVVSDRSLALAIRLASQSNRREDQVALAFELTLGRKPTSDEMTRLTAYVSEMADYHADVQPTPVSYPTEITRSLVEEFTGEPFQYTEWLPVFENYVADTKPDQVDAPTRALADLCLLLFNTHEFIYVY
- a CDS encoding DUF1501 domain-containing protein yields the protein MIDPIKRMDANRRNFLYGLSGSLGSLAFTSMLQAENAGASGGPPNGPAGSPLAPKPPMHPAKAKAVIMLFMEGGPSQVDTFDPKPELERLHKSESTRTEGLATGKRFYVGSPFKTRKVGEAGIDMCDKFVHMADPDVADELCVYRGCQAESLNHPEALLHMNTGSRLGGDPAFGSWATYGLGSVNQNLPGFVVMTELAAPQAGSANWSNGFLPAYFQGTTLRAQGSPILDLQPPSYKSRAHQRRMLDELAALNASHQANHPQHDDLAARMESYELAYRMQTSVPGIIDLNTESEATREAYGLNQTETEAFGKQCLMARRLVEEGVRFVQIFSGGWDSHDYLERGHASRIASVDKPMAALIKDLKQRGMLEDTLVVWTGEFGRTPDNNYRGGVTALGRDHNVDAMIMWFAGGGTRRGTIVGATDEIGAKAVECVHPIRDVHVTLLHLLGLDDNKLTYFHGGRYKQLSQFGGEIIPELIA
- a CDS encoding sulfatase family protein → MFISSTRLFRLLTFVSFAGLILANVHAQQADQGNQRPNILFIMSDDHTAQSIGAYATLLKDLNPTPTIDKLAAEGMRFDNAFCTNGICTPSRACIITGQYNHINGVFDLGGHIKPENQTLPILMREAGYQTAIVGKWHLEQEPNFDYYKVVPGQGKYFNTEFRVQGEKPWPKNLVKYPGRHSSDVITDSTLEWFKQKRDPNKPFFVCHQFKAPHDYFENHPRYDSYLADVEIPEPKSLWELPDTYGSIATRGYQDELTRHIGTSIGRRNLRRSYAEDLPKQFPNEFKWDFNDPNLSDDKIKHLAYQAYLKKYLRCVKGVDDNLARLIEYLRSEDLLDNTLIMYTGDQGFWLGEKDYQDKRWAYDPSQRMPLIVRYPKAIAANSSSDAIVENVDFPALMLDYAGVEIPESMQGRSFRGICETGVEPADWKKSAYYRYWMHMAHHDNPGEMAIRTKTHKLIYFYGCDYEGENQTPPAWELYDLVKDPEELNNVYDEPDYAQVRDELKLQLAQRRQEIGDDGSHYPKCESVVQEFWDYDKEDHERAIEISAAFRERREEMLEKKARN
- a CDS encoding carbohydrate kinase family protein → MHKPPIIAGEVLFDHFPDGKRVLGGAPFNVAWNLHGLGVDSLFVSAVGDDQSGHEILKIMSDWGMKTRGVQVNDHATGQVAVTIDGGQPSYEIVHPVAFDFISPLTDDVSSKNYSLLYLGSLAFRNQQSRATLTELIQSSKLPRFVDVNIRDPWFDQSWLDVLIQDAKWVKMSDEELIRLSSIEHCDTVDQVVKGTAELGARYNVNTFLITAGGDGAYMIDNGDPIHAPAPEPAKMADTVGAGDSFAAAMIAGFTLGHSPQQSLDHAVAFASRVCGLSGATTNDRNFYRLG